The Streptomyces sp. NBC_00162 genome window below encodes:
- a CDS encoding ABC transporter permease — MSRLRTRTRPPLTLAIPALLAVAFLLLPLIGILTRTQWSELGAHLSSPGVVQALHLSLVVSLWALGLSLLLGVPLAWLLARVEFKGKALVRSLVLLPMVLPPTVGGVALLLGFGRRGLLGPWLEESFGITLPFHTSGAVVAATFVAMPFLVISLEGALGGLRQSYEETAASLGASPVRVFFTVTLPMVAPGLVAGAALTWARALGEFGATITFAGNLPGTTQTLPLQVYLLLQDEPEAATSVSLLLLAIAMAVLIALRGRWTGVPVPRKPAGAPPVAEEPSVPSVPAPAGEPAEVVPAAAGAWSLHATVTGFNRLTLDAEPGTTIAVVGENGAGKTTLLRALLGLTPRAHADLRLGDTDVTELPPHRRQVAWVPQDGALFPHLSALANTAYGLRAHGVRRADARREARAWLDRLGVGHLAERRPAQLSGGQAQRVALARALAARPRLLLLDEPLAALDQTTRAHVRHTLRTHLAGFGGVCLIVTHDPVEAVSLADRVLVLADGQTLQDAPPSEVTRHPRSPWVARMLGRNAWPGTASADGLALAAGGRLVVAEALPEGAQALAIIAPEAVSVHRDRPGGSPRNVWPGTVREITAVGSRLRVLIAPDEAPDLVAEITPEAAAELGIVDGAQVWTSVKATEVTLVRL; from the coding sequence ATGAGCAGACTCCGCACCCGCACCCGGCCACCGCTGACCCTCGCGATCCCCGCGCTGCTCGCCGTCGCGTTCCTGCTGCTGCCGCTGATCGGCATCCTCACCCGAACCCAGTGGAGCGAGCTCGGCGCCCACCTGAGCAGCCCCGGCGTGGTCCAAGCCCTGCACCTCTCGCTCGTGGTGTCCCTCTGGGCCCTCGGCCTCTCGCTGCTCCTCGGTGTCCCGCTCGCCTGGCTGCTGGCCCGCGTGGAGTTCAAGGGCAAGGCACTCGTCCGCTCGCTCGTCCTGCTGCCGATGGTGCTGCCGCCGACCGTCGGCGGTGTCGCCCTGCTGCTCGGCTTCGGCCGGCGCGGTCTGCTCGGGCCCTGGCTGGAGGAGAGCTTCGGGATCACCCTGCCCTTCCACACGTCGGGCGCCGTCGTCGCGGCGACGTTCGTGGCGATGCCCTTCCTCGTCATCAGCCTGGAGGGCGCCCTCGGGGGGCTCCGGCAGAGCTACGAGGAGACCGCCGCCTCGCTCGGCGCCTCGCCGGTCCGCGTGTTCTTCACGGTGACCCTGCCGATGGTGGCCCCCGGCCTGGTCGCCGGCGCCGCGCTCACCTGGGCCCGCGCGCTCGGCGAGTTCGGCGCGACCATCACCTTCGCCGGGAACCTGCCCGGCACGACCCAGACGCTGCCGCTCCAGGTGTACCTGCTGCTCCAGGACGAGCCCGAGGCCGCCACCTCCGTCTCCCTGCTGCTGCTGGCGATCGCCATGGCCGTACTGATCGCGCTGCGCGGCCGCTGGACGGGCGTTCCCGTCCCCCGCAAGCCCGCCGGTGCGCCGCCGGTGGCCGAGGAGCCGTCCGTACCGTCCGTACCCGCGCCCGCCGGTGAACCGGCGGAGGTCGTACCGGCCGCGGCCGGAGCCTGGTCCCTGCACGCCACCGTCACCGGCTTCAACCGGCTCACCCTCGACGCCGAACCCGGTACCACGATCGCCGTCGTCGGCGAGAACGGCGCCGGCAAGACCACCCTGCTGCGCGCCCTCCTCGGCCTGACCCCGCGCGCCCACGCCGACCTCAGGCTCGGGGACACGGACGTCACCGAGCTGCCCCCGCACCGGCGGCAGGTCGCCTGGGTCCCGCAGGACGGCGCGCTGTTCCCGCACCTGAGCGCGCTGGCCAACACCGCGTACGGGCTGCGTGCCCACGGGGTGCGGCGGGCCGACGCCCGGCGCGAGGCACGGGCCTGGCTGGACCGGCTGGGCGTCGGGCACCTCGCCGAGCGCAGGCCCGCCCAGCTGTCCGGCGGCCAGGCTCAGCGCGTCGCCCTCGCCCGCGCCCTGGCCGCCCGCCCCCGGCTCCTGCTGCTCGACGAACCGCTCGCCGCCCTCGACCAGACGACGCGGGCCCACGTCCGCCACACCCTGCGCACGCACCTGGCCGGCTTCGGCGGGGTCTGCCTCATCGTCACGCACGATCCCGTCGAGGCGGTCTCGCTGGCCGACCGGGTCCTCGTACTCGCCGACGGGCAGACCCTCCAGGACGCGCCGCCCTCCGAGGTGACCCGGCACCCGCGCTCCCCGTGGGTGGCCCGGATGCTGGGGCGCAACGCCTGGCCGGGCACGGCGTCGGCGGACGGGCTGGCCCTGGCCGCCGGGGGCCGCCTCGTCGTCGCCGAGGCGCTGCCCGAGGGGGCTCAGGCCCTCGCGATCATCGCCCCGGAGGCGGTGTCCGTGCACCGGGACCGCCCGGGCGGCAGCCCCCGCAACGTCTGGCCGGGCACCGTACGGGAGATCACGGCGGTCGGCAGCCGGCTGCGCGTGCTGATCGCCCCGGACGAGGCGCCGGACCTGGTCGCGGAGATCACCCCCGAAGCGGCCGCCGAACTGGGCATCGTCGACGGCGCCCAGGTGTGGACGAGCGTGAAGGCGACCGAAGTCACGCTCGTACGCCTGTAG
- the modA gene encoding molybdate ABC transporter substrate-binding protein, with amino-acid sequence MSPTLNRRRAAAVLTAALLVPLAACGNGSGDTKPAAGSSDNASSSASAEPKAANLTVLAASSLTDVFKTAGAAYEKAHPGTKVTFSFAGSQELAAQVKQGAPADALVTADTKTMDGLKGETGDAKIIAKNRLVIAAGKGNPFKIAALKDLADTKIKVVLAAPEVPVGRYSKEILDKQGVTVKPVSQEPNVRAVLSKVELGEADAGLVYKTDSAKSGDKVVAVDIPDDQNAVASYPAATLKQSKNPEAAAAFVAWLSTPEAQKILQDAGFQQA; translated from the coding sequence ATGTCGCCGACCCTGAACCGCCGCCGTGCCGCCGCCGTGCTGACCGCCGCCCTGCTCGTCCCGCTGGCCGCCTGCGGCAACGGCAGCGGGGACACCAAGCCCGCTGCCGGCTCCTCCGACAACGCGTCGAGCTCCGCCTCCGCCGAGCCCAAGGCCGCGAACCTCACCGTCCTCGCCGCCTCCTCCCTCACGGACGTCTTCAAGACAGCGGGCGCCGCCTACGAGAAGGCGCACCCCGGCACGAAGGTGACCTTCTCCTTCGCCGGTTCACAGGAGCTCGCGGCGCAGGTCAAGCAGGGCGCGCCGGCCGACGCCCTGGTCACCGCCGACACGAAGACCATGGACGGCCTCAAGGGCGAGACCGGCGACGCAAAGATCATCGCCAAGAACCGCCTGGTCATCGCGGCGGGCAAGGGCAACCCGTTCAAGATCGCCGCCCTCAAGGACCTCGCCGACACGAAGATCAAGGTCGTGCTCGCCGCGCCCGAGGTCCCGGTGGGCCGCTACAGCAAGGAGATCCTGGACAAGCAGGGCGTCACGGTGAAGCCCGTCTCCCAGGAGCCCAACGTCCGCGCCGTGCTCAGCAAGGTCGAGCTGGGCGAGGCCGACGCGGGCCTCGTCTACAAGACCGACTCCGCCAAGTCGGGCGACAAGGTCGTCGCCGTGGACATCCCGGACGACCAGAACGCGGTGGCCTCCTACCCGGCCGCCACGCTGAAGCAGTCCAAGAACCCCGAGGCCGCGGCCGCGTTCGTGGCCTGGCTGAGCACCCCGGAGGCGCAGAAGATCCTCCAGGACGCGGGCTTCCAGCAGGCGTAG
- a CDS encoding RNA-binding S4 domain-containing protein, whose product MADEATGTGTGTDMGSVRVDAWIWSVRLTKTRSTAATACRAGHVKVNGERAKPAQPVRAGDEVRLFHAGRERIVVVRRPVSKRVGAPVAAECLIDKSPPPPTPVEAAVVGIRDRGAGRPTKRERREIETLRGR is encoded by the coding sequence ATGGCTGATGAGGCAACGGGAACCGGAACGGGAACGGACATGGGATCCGTGCGGGTGGACGCGTGGATCTGGTCCGTGCGCCTGACGAAGACCCGCTCGACGGCGGCGACCGCCTGCCGGGCGGGCCACGTGAAGGTCAACGGGGAGCGCGCCAAACCGGCGCAGCCCGTGCGCGCGGGCGATGAGGTACGGCTCTTCCACGCGGGGCGGGAGCGCATCGTCGTGGTCCGCCGGCCCGTGTCCAAGCGGGTGGGCGCTCCGGTCGCCGCCGAGTGCCTGATCGACAAGAGCCCGCCGCCGCCGACCCCCGTCGAGGCCGCGGTGGTGGGCATCCGCGACCGCGGTGCCGGCCGCCCGACGAAGCGCGAGCGCCGGGAGATCGAGACCCTCCGCGGCCGCTGA
- a CDS encoding PTS-dependent dihydroxyacetone kinase phosphotransferase subunit DhaM, whose protein sequence is MALADVVDDLGVTAPAPGAGPASVETEHGLVGIVLVSHSESVAESVAELARGLAAGGPMAPVAAAGGTADGGLGTSAERILAAAREVDRGAGVALLADLGSSVLTVKSLLAEGELPPGARLVDAPFLEGAVAAVVAASAGAPLPAVESAAGEAYEYRKA, encoded by the coding sequence GTGGCGCTGGCGGACGTGGTGGACGACCTCGGCGTGACGGCCCCCGCGCCGGGCGCCGGGCCGGCCTCCGTGGAAACGGAGCACGGCCTGGTCGGCATCGTGCTGGTGTCGCACAGCGAATCCGTCGCCGAGTCGGTGGCGGAGCTCGCCCGGGGCCTGGCGGCGGGCGGCCCGATGGCCCCGGTGGCCGCGGCGGGCGGAACGGCCGACGGCGGCCTCGGCACGAGCGCGGAGCGCATCCTCGCGGCCGCGCGGGAGGTGGACCGCGGCGCGGGTGTCGCCCTGCTGGCGGACCTGGGCAGCTCCGTGCTCACCGTGAAGTCACTGCTGGCGGAGGGTGAACTGCCGCCGGGGGCCCGCCTGGTGGACGCGCCGTTCCTGGAGGGCGCGGTGGCGGCGGTGGTGGCCGCCTCCGCCGGCGCCCCCCTGCCGGCGGTCGAATCGGCCGCCGGCGAGGCGTACGAGTACCGCAAGGCGTAG
- the dhaK gene encoding dihydroxyacetone kinase subunit DhaK translates to MKMLINSPDTVVADALRGMAAAHPELDVDVERRVVVRRDARDGGRVGVVSGGGSGHEPLHAGFVGYGMLSAACPGEVFTSPVPDQMLRAAEAVDSGQGVLFVVKNYTGDVLNFEMAAELAEEDGRRVERVLVNDDVAVTDSLYTAGRRGTGATLFVEKIAGAAAEEGAPLERVAAIARRVNESSRSFGVALTACATPAKGSPTFDLPDGELELGVGIHGEPGRERRPMMPAREIAEVALAAVLEELAEVSPADGPVLALVNGMGATPLLELYGFHAEVARLLDARGVPVARTLVGNYVTSLDMAGCSVTLCRADEELLRLWDAPVQTPALRWGR, encoded by the coding sequence GTGAAGATGCTGATCAACAGTCCGGACACCGTGGTCGCCGACGCCCTGCGGGGGATGGCGGCCGCCCACCCCGAGCTCGACGTCGACGTGGAGCGGCGGGTCGTCGTACGGCGGGACGCGCGGGACGGCGGGCGGGTCGGGGTGGTGTCCGGGGGCGGCTCCGGGCACGAACCGCTGCACGCCGGGTTCGTGGGGTACGGGATGCTGTCCGCCGCCTGTCCCGGGGAGGTGTTCACCTCGCCCGTGCCCGATCAGATGCTGCGGGCGGCCGAGGCCGTGGACTCCGGGCAGGGGGTGCTGTTCGTCGTCAAGAACTACACCGGTGACGTGCTGAACTTCGAGATGGCCGCGGAGCTCGCCGAGGAGGACGGCCGGCGGGTCGAGCGCGTACTGGTCAACGACGACGTCGCCGTGACCGACAGCCTGTACACCGCCGGGCGGCGCGGCACCGGGGCCACGCTCTTCGTGGAGAAGATCGCCGGAGCGGCGGCCGAGGAGGGGGCGCCGCTGGAACGGGTCGCGGCGATCGCCCGGCGGGTCAACGAGTCCTCGCGCAGCTTCGGCGTGGCGCTCACCGCCTGCGCCACGCCCGCCAAGGGGAGCCCCACCTTCGACCTGCCCGACGGGGAGCTCGAGTTGGGCGTCGGCATCCACGGGGAGCCGGGCCGGGAGCGGCGGCCGATGATGCCCGCGCGGGAGATCGCCGAAGTCGCGCTGGCCGCCGTACTGGAGGAGCTGGCGGAGGTGTCCCCGGCCGACGGGCCGGTGCTGGCCCTGGTCAACGGCATGGGGGCGACGCCGCTGCTGGAGCTGTACGGGTTCCACGCCGAGGTGGCGCGGCTACTGGACGCGCGCGGAGTGCCGGTGGCGCGGACACTCGTCGGGAACTACGTCACCTCTCTCGACATGGCGGGATGCTCGGTGACGCTGTGCCGGGCCGACGAGGAACTGCTGCGATTGTGGGACGCCCCGGTGCAGACGCCCGCGCTGCGCTGGGGCCGCTGA
- a CDS encoding alpha-ketoglutarate-dependent dioxygenase AlkB, with product MHAVQGMGLQGSLFDQGDEIRLGPLTGIRRTALGAGAWVDHLPGWLSGADALFERLAADVPWRAERRQMYEREVEVPRLLAFYAADEALPHPALVEAREALSRHYAAELGEPFTTAGLCLYRDGRDSVAWHGDRTGRSATEDTMVAIVSVGDPRDLAFRPRDGGATLLRLPLGHGDLVVMGGSCQRTMEHAVPKSTRAVGPRISVQFRPRGVM from the coding sequence ATGCACGCAGTACAGGGCATGGGCCTTCAGGGTTCCCTCTTCGACCAGGGCGACGAGATCCGGCTCGGGCCGCTCACCGGCATCCGGCGCACCGCGCTCGGGGCCGGGGCCTGGGTCGATCACCTGCCCGGCTGGCTGAGCGGCGCCGACGCGCTCTTCGAGCGGCTGGCCGCCGACGTGCCCTGGCGGGCCGAGCGGCGGCAGATGTACGAGCGCGAGGTGGAGGTGCCCCGCCTGCTCGCCTTCTATGCAGCGGACGAGGCCCTTCCGCACCCCGCCCTCGTCGAGGCCCGCGAGGCCCTGAGCCGTCACTACGCCGCCGAGCTCGGCGAGCCCTTCACGACCGCCGGGCTGTGCCTCTACCGCGACGGCCGCGACAGCGTGGCCTGGCACGGCGACCGGACCGGACGCTCCGCCACCGAGGACACCATGGTCGCGATCGTCTCCGTCGGGGATCCCCGGGACCTCGCTTTCCGCCCGCGCGACGGCGGGGCCACCCTGCTGCGGCTGCCCCTGGGTCACGGCGACCTCGTCGTCATGGGCGGCTCCTGCCAGCGGACCATGGAGCACGCGGTGCCCAAGTCGACGCGGGCCGTCGGCCCCCGCATCAGCGTCCAGTTCCGCCCCCGCGGCGTGATGTGA
- a CDS encoding YkvA family protein, with product MLAAVVAAGLAIAAAVLLVRVLSARRLLLDAGIPLRDKALFWVAVIYTVSPVDLIPDPVYLDDIGLLMLALRSLHAAAAATTARPLKEPDRV from the coding sequence ATGCTCGCCGCGGTCGTCGCGGCCGGGCTCGCGATCGCCGCGGCCGTGCTGCTCGTACGGGTCCTCAGTGCCCGGCGACTGCTCCTCGACGCCGGGATCCCGCTGCGCGACAAGGCCCTGTTCTGGGTCGCCGTGATCTACACCGTCTCACCGGTGGACCTGATTCCGGACCCGGTGTACCTGGACGACATCGGACTGCTGATGCTGGCGCTGCGCTCGCTGCACGCGGCTGCCGCCGCGACGACAGCCCGGCCCCTGAAGGAGCCCGACAGGGTCTGA
- a CDS encoding MarR family winged helix-turn-helix transcriptional regulator, translating to MAETRWLDDREKRAWSGFLAASALVNRRLDQQLKDDSGLSHPQYEILVRLAAAPGRELRMTELANGLINSKSGLTYQITQMEKAGLVRRRSCPSDVRGVFAVLTEAGSALLDQAAPGHVTTVREILIDVLTPEQLDALADGLGEVGRRLRAQEA from the coding sequence ATGGCTGAAACGAGATGGCTGGACGACCGCGAGAAGCGGGCCTGGAGTGGATTCCTGGCCGCCTCGGCCTTGGTGAACCGCCGTCTCGACCAGCAGCTGAAGGACGACTCCGGGCTCTCGCACCCCCAGTACGAGATCCTCGTACGGCTCGCCGCGGCCCCCGGCCGCGAGCTGCGGATGACCGAACTGGCCAATGGCCTGATCAACTCCAAGAGCGGGCTGACCTACCAGATCACCCAGATGGAGAAGGCCGGCCTGGTCCGCCGCCGCAGCTGCCCCTCCGACGTGCGCGGGGTCTTCGCCGTCCTCACCGAGGCAGGCAGCGCCCTGCTCGACCAGGCGGCGCCCGGGCACGTGACCACGGTCCGGGAGATCCTCATCGACGTCCTGACCCCCGAACAGCTCGACGCGCTCGCCGACGGACTGGGCGAGGTCGGCCGGCGCCTGCGCGCACAGGAGGCCTGA